One genomic region from Mycobacterium basiliense encodes:
- a CDS encoding YceI family protein, giving the protein MGDARWTLDGSDGELLVRTGVAGRAARMGHRLSIVMTRWQATVCWIAGEPDSAELSVDVDSLEVLRGEGGVKGLSGPEKALVRSNALRSLGADRYPNIRFVADGIDRTAEGYRLAGTLYVRGKSRPHVINLRTTDLGDSWRMCTEATVRQSDYGVKPYSMLMGALHVADEVTVTFTAVHTKDD; this is encoded by the coding sequence GTGGGTGACGCGCGGTGGACGCTCGACGGTTCCGACGGTGAGTTGCTGGTTCGCACCGGTGTAGCGGGGAGAGCCGCGCGAATGGGTCACCGCCTGAGCATCGTGATGACCCGATGGCAGGCAACGGTGTGCTGGATTGCCGGCGAACCCGACAGCGCAGAGCTTTCCGTCGATGTCGATTCGCTTGAGGTACTGCGCGGCGAGGGTGGCGTCAAAGGCCTATCCGGCCCCGAGAAGGCTCTGGTGCGAAGCAATGCGCTGAGGTCGCTCGGCGCCGACCGCTATCCGAATATTCGCTTCGTCGCGGATGGTATCGACAGGACCGCCGAGGGATACCGCCTCGCCGGGACGCTGTACGTCCGGGGAAAGTCACGTCCGCACGTAATCAACCTGCGCACAACGGATCTCGGCGACTCGTGGAGAATGTGCACCGAAGCGACGGTTCGGCAGTCCGATTACGGCGTCAAGCCATACTCGATGCTGATGGGCGCGCTGCACGTCGCCGATGAGGTGACCGTAACCTTCACCGCGGTTCACACCAAAGACGATTGA
- a CDS encoding Rv1893 family protein, translating to MAINPKDAVDAARDIATNAVEKASDIVENASDIIRGDIAGGTSGIVQSSIDIATHAVDRVKEVFTGTDEELD from the coding sequence ATGGCCATCAATCCCAAAGATGCAGTCGACGCGGCCAGGGACATTGCGACCAACGCTGTCGAGAAGGCATCCGACATCGTCGAAAACGCCAGCGACATCATCCGTGGCGACATCGCCGGCGGTACCAGCGGCATCGTGCAGAGTTCCATCGACATCGCCACCCACGCCGTGGACAGAGTCAAAGAGGTCTTCACGGGCACCGACGAAGAACTGGACTAG
- a CDS encoding cytochrome P450 encodes MPAAEPTTNPVPNLPPGFDFTDPDIYAERLPVEELAEMRRSAPIWWNEQPMGRGGFDDGGFWVVTKHKDVKEISLRSDVFSSLQKTALPRYKDGTVAEQIERGKFVLLNMDAPQHTRLRKIISRAFTPRAVERLRADLDERARRIVEAAAAEGSGDFVEQVSCELPLQAIAGLMGVPQEDRKKLFHWSNEMVGDQDPEFANNDAMTASVELIMYGMQMAADRVKNPREDLVTKLVEADIDGHKLSEDEFGFFVILLAVAGNETTRNSITQGMMAFTDHPDQWELFKKDRPATAADEIVRWATPVTSFQRTALEDYELSGVQIMKGQRVVMFYRSANFDEEVFDDPFTFNILRNPNPHVGFGGTGAHYCVGANLARMTIDLMFNAIAEVMPDLESISRPERLRSGWLNGIKHWQVDYHSTGAAKCPVAH; translated from the coding sequence ATGCCAGCTGCCGAGCCAACCACCAACCCAGTTCCCAATCTGCCTCCCGGTTTTGACTTCACCGACCCGGACATCTACGCCGAGCGGCTGCCGGTTGAAGAGCTGGCAGAGATGCGGCGCAGCGCACCGATCTGGTGGAACGAGCAGCCGATGGGCCGCGGCGGGTTTGACGACGGCGGTTTTTGGGTGGTGACAAAGCACAAAGACGTCAAAGAAATTTCGCTACGCAGCGACGTCTTCTCCAGCCTGCAAAAGACCGCTTTGCCGCGCTACAAGGACGGTACAGTCGCCGAGCAGATCGAGCGGGGCAAATTCGTCCTACTCAATATGGACGCGCCGCAGCACACCCGGCTTCGCAAAATCATCTCCCGGGCCTTCACACCCCGTGCGGTCGAGCGCTTGCGGGCCGACCTCGACGAGCGCGCCCGGCGCATTGTCGAGGCCGCGGCCGCCGAGGGCTCCGGCGACTTTGTCGAACAAGTGTCCTGCGAGCTGCCGCTACAGGCGATCGCAGGGCTGATGGGGGTGCCGCAGGAAGACCGCAAGAAGCTCTTTCATTGGTCCAACGAGATGGTGGGCGACCAGGATCCCGAGTTCGCCAACAACGACGCCATGACCGCATCTGTCGAGTTGATTATGTACGGCATGCAGATGGCCGCGGACCGGGTGAAGAACCCGCGTGAGGACCTTGTCACCAAGCTGGTCGAGGCCGACATCGACGGACACAAGCTCTCCGAAGACGAGTTCGGCTTTTTCGTCATTCTGTTAGCCGTCGCCGGCAATGAGACCACTCGGAACTCGATCACCCAGGGCATGATGGCGTTCACCGATCATCCCGATCAGTGGGAGCTGTTCAAGAAGGACCGTCCCGCGACCGCGGCAGACGAGATCGTGCGGTGGGCCACCCCGGTGACATCCTTCCAACGGACCGCGCTGGAGGACTACGAGCTGTCGGGTGTCCAGATCATGAAGGGACAGCGGGTGGTGATGTTCTACCGTTCCGCCAACTTCGACGAGGAGGTGTTCGACGACCCGTTCACCTTCAACATCTTGCGTAATCCGAACCCGCATGTGGGGTTTGGCGGTACCGGTGCACACTATTGCGTTGGCGCCAATTTGGCGCGGATGACGATCGACTTGATGTTCAACGCAATTGCCGAAGTGATGCCGGATCTGGAATCTATCAGCAGACCCGAGCGGCTGCGGTCGGGCTGGCTCAACGGTATCAAGCATTGGCAGGTCGATTACCACAGCACTGGCGCGGCTAAATGCCCTGTCGCGCATTAG
- a CDS encoding alcohol dehydrogenase catalytic domain-containing protein: MATHKAIQIRSAGASLELVDVETTSPARGEVRIAVSACGICGTDRALANGGFPNMSWPLTLGHEIAGTIAELGEDVDDFGVGDRVAVGWFGGHCNRCDPCRTGTFIHCANLKVPSWHYPGGYAASVTVPANALARIPAELSDAEAAPMGCAGVTTYNALRHTKALPGDRVAVLGVGGLGHLGVQFCRAMGFETVAIARGAAKGEDARQLGAHHYIDSTAGDVAEALRRLGGAAVVLATAANSAAMAETVGGLLPGGELVVIGVTPDPLPISPSQLIIPGISVTGHPAGTAKDIEETMHFAVLSGVRAWIEERPLAQAAEGYAAMEQGRTHYRIVLTG, encoded by the coding sequence ATGGCTACCCATAAAGCGATTCAAATACGTTCCGCGGGAGCTTCGTTAGAGCTGGTGGACGTTGAGACAACGTCGCCGGCTCGTGGCGAGGTGCGCATAGCGGTCTCCGCATGCGGCATCTGCGGGACCGACCGTGCCTTAGCCAACGGCGGTTTTCCGAACATGTCGTGGCCATTGACGCTGGGGCACGAGATCGCAGGAACCATAGCCGAACTCGGTGAGGACGTCGATGACTTCGGGGTTGGGGACCGGGTCGCGGTTGGCTGGTTCGGCGGACACTGCAACCGCTGCGACCCGTGCCGCACGGGCACGTTCATCCATTGCGCCAACTTGAAGGTCCCGAGCTGGCACTACCCGGGTGGCTACGCAGCGTCGGTGACAGTCCCGGCCAACGCGCTGGCCCGGATTCCCGCCGAGCTCTCTGATGCCGAGGCCGCACCGATGGGCTGTGCGGGCGTCACGACATACAACGCGTTGCGTCACACCAAGGCGCTGCCCGGCGACCGGGTGGCGGTCCTCGGTGTTGGGGGCCTGGGCCACCTCGGCGTGCAATTCTGCAGAGCGATGGGCTTTGAGACAGTTGCGATCGCACGAGGCGCGGCCAAGGGTGAGGATGCCCGCCAGCTGGGCGCCCACCACTACATCGACTCCACCGCTGGTGATGTTGCCGAAGCGCTCCGACGCCTCGGCGGCGCGGCGGTCGTGCTCGCCACGGCGGCAAATTCCGCGGCGATGGCCGAAACCGTGGGGGGCCTACTCCCGGGCGGTGAACTGGTTGTCATCGGTGTGACGCCGGACCCGTTGCCGATCAGTCCGTCCCAGCTGATCATTCCGGGGATTAGTGTCACCGGTCACCCTGCCGGTACGGCTAAAGACATCGAGGAAACCATGCACTTCGCCGTCTTGTCGGGTGTGCGGGCATGGATCGAAGAGCGACCGCTCGCGCAGGCGGCGGAAGGCTATGCGGCCATGGAGCAAGGCCGGACGCACTATCGCATCGTCTTGACCGGGTGA
- a CDS encoding nitronate monooxygenase: MHTAICDELGIEFPIFAFTHCRDVVVAVSKAGGFGVLGAVGFTPEQLEIELNWIDEHIGDHPYGVDIVIPNKYEGMDAHLSAEELAKTLRSMVPKEHLDFARKILADHGVPVEDADEDSLQLLGWTEATATPQVEVALKHPKVAMIANALGTPPAEMITHIHDAGRKVAALCGSPSQARKHANAGIDIIIAQGGEAGGHCGEVGSIVLWPQVVKEVAPVPVLAAGGIGSGQQIAAALALGAQGAWTGSQWLMVEEAQNTPVQQAAYAKATSRDTVRSRSFTGKPARMLRNDWTEAWEQPDNPKPLGMPLQYMVSGMAVRATNKYPNETVDVAFNPIGQVVGQFTKVEKTAAVIERWVQEYLESTTRLDELNAAAV; the protein is encoded by the coding sequence ATGCACACCGCCATTTGCGACGAGCTTGGTATTGAGTTTCCGATCTTTGCCTTCACGCATTGCCGCGATGTGGTCGTGGCGGTGAGTAAGGCCGGAGGGTTCGGTGTCCTAGGTGCGGTTGGGTTCACCCCCGAGCAGTTGGAAATCGAGCTCAACTGGATCGACGAGCACATCGGCGATCACCCCTACGGCGTCGACATCGTCATCCCGAACAAATACGAGGGTATGGACGCACACCTATCGGCCGAGGAACTGGCCAAGACCTTGCGGTCTATGGTGCCCAAGGAGCATCTGGACTTTGCCCGCAAGATCCTGGCCGACCACGGCGTCCCGGTTGAGGATGCCGACGAGGACAGCCTGCAGCTGTTGGGGTGGACCGAGGCGACTGCCACCCCGCAGGTCGAGGTCGCCCTAAAGCACCCGAAGGTGGCGATGATCGCCAATGCGCTGGGAACCCCACCGGCGGAGATGATCACGCACATCCACGACGCCGGCCGCAAGGTGGCCGCATTATGCGGCTCTCCGTCGCAGGCCCGCAAGCACGCAAACGCCGGCATCGACATCATCATCGCCCAAGGTGGCGAGGCCGGCGGGCATTGCGGCGAGGTGGGCTCGATCGTGTTGTGGCCGCAGGTGGTCAAGGAGGTGGCACCGGTCCCGGTCCTTGCCGCGGGTGGCATCGGCAGCGGCCAGCAAATCGCTGCGGCACTCGCGCTGGGTGCTCAGGGGGCCTGGACCGGCTCACAGTGGCTGATGGTCGAGGAGGCTCAGAACACCCCGGTCCAACAAGCGGCCTATGCGAAGGCGACCAGTCGTGACACCGTCCGGAGCCGTTCGTTCACTGGCAAGCCGGCCCGGATGCTGCGCAACGACTGGACGGAGGCTTGGGAGCAGCCCGACAACCCGAAGCCGCTGGGCATGCCGCTGCAGTACATGGTCTCCGGGATGGCAGTGCGGGCTACCAACAAGTACCCGAACGAGACGGTCGACGTCGCGTTCAATCCGATCGGGCAGGTTGTCGGGCAATTCACCAAGGTGGAGAAGACGGCGGCAGTCATCGAGCGCTGGGTCCAGGAGTACCTGGAATCAACCACCAGGCTGGACGAGCTCAACGCCGCTGCCGTCTGA